Proteins encoded by one window of Dioscorea cayenensis subsp. rotundata cultivar TDr96_F1 chromosome 20, TDr96_F1_v2_PseudoChromosome.rev07_lg8_w22 25.fasta, whole genome shotgun sequence:
- the LOC120251771 gene encoding profilin-1, producing the protein MSWQTYVDDHLMCDIEGQRLTSAAIIGQDGSIWAQSANFPQFKSEEITAIVNDFNEPGSLAPTGLHLAGTKYMVIQGEAGAVIRGKKGSGGVTVKKTNQALIFGIYDEPMAPGQCNMVVERMGDYLIDQGL; encoded by the exons ATGTCGTGGCAAACGTACGTTGATGATCACTTGATGTGCGACATTGAAGGTCAGAGACTCACCTCTGCGGCAATCATCGGCCAGGATGGCAGCATCTGGGCCCAGAGTGCCAATTTCCCTCAG TTTAAATCTGAGGAGATAACTGCTATTGTGAATGATTTTAATGAACCCGGTTCCCTTGCTCCGACCGGATTACATCTTGCTGGAACAAAATATATGGTGATCCAAGGAGAAGCTGGAGCTGTTATTCGTGGTAAAAAG GGATCAGGTGGTGTTACTGTAAAGAAAACAAACCAAGCTCTGATATTCGGTATTTATGATGAACCTATGGCTCCCGGTCAGTGCAACATGGTCGTCGAGAGGATGGGTGATTACCTCATTGATCAAGGCCTTTAG
- the LOC120251807 gene encoding glucan endo-1,3-beta-glucosidase 13 isoform X2 → MATLLPLALLFFALSPVFCRGSTIGVCYGRNADDLPTPDKVAQLVQLHNIKYVRIYDANIQVLKAFANTGVELMIGVANSDLLPFSQYQSNVDTWLKNNILPYYPATMITYITVGAEVTETTANVSAMLVPAMVNVLNALKKAGLHKRIKVSTTHSLGVMSRSFPPSAGAFNSKYAFFLKPLLEFLVENQSPFMVDIYPYYAYRDSASNVSLNYALFTSSQDVIDPNTGLVYTNMFDAQLDAIYFALMALNFKTLNIMVTETGWPSKGAAKETAATPDNAQTYNTNLIRHVINDTGTPAKPGEEIDVYLFSLFNENRKPGLESERNWGLFYPDQTSVYSLDWTGRGNVDVVTGANVTSSNGTWCVASSTASELDLQNALDWACGAGNVDCSAVQPSQPCYQPDTLVSHASYAFNSYYQMNGATDVACSFGGTGVKTTQDPSYDNCIFPTAG, encoded by the exons ATGGCGACATTGCTCCCCTTGGCATTGCTCTTCTTTGCCCTCTCACCAG TGTTTTGTAGAGGAAGCACTATTGGTGTTTGTTATGGTCGTAATGCTGATGACCTCCCAACACCGGACAAAGTTGCGCAACTTGTTCAGCTTCACAATATCAAATATGTGAGAATTTATGATGCCAACATTCAGGTTCTTAAGGCTTTTGCTAATACTGGTGTTGAACTCATGATTGGTGTCGCGAACTCGGACTTGCTTCCGTTTTCGCAATACCAATCCAATGTGGATACCTGGCTCAAGAACAATATCCTTCCTTATTACCCTGCAACAATGATCACCTACATTACTGTCGGTGCTGAAGTCACTGAAACCACTGCTAATGTATCTGCAATGCTTGTGCCGGCAATGGTTAACGTGTTAAATGCGCTTAAGAAGGCGGGTTTGCATAAGAGGATCAAAGTGTCAACCACTCATTCCCTCGGGGTTATGTCTAGATCTTTTCCACCATCTGCTGGCGCTTTTAATAGCaagtatgctttctttttgaagCCTTTGTTGGAGTTTCTGGTGGAGAATCAATCACCGTTTATGGTGGATATATATCCGTACTATGCCTATCGTGACTCTGCGAGTAATGTCTCTTTGAATTATGCTTTGTTTACTTCTTCTCAAGATGTCATTGATCCCAACACTGGTTTGGTTTATACCAACATGTTTGACGCTCAGTTGGACGCAATCTATTTTGCATTAATGGCCTTAAACTTCAAAACATTAAACATTATGGTTACTGAAACTGGGTGGCCTAGTAAAGGAGCTGCAAAGGAGACTGCTGCAACTCCAGATAATGCACAAACTTACAACACCAATTTGATTCGGCATGTCATCAATGATACTGGGACACCAGCAAAGCCAGGGGAGGAAATCGACgtctatttattttctttgttcaaTGAGAACAGGAAACCTGGGTTAGAATCTGAGCGCAACTGGGGGTTGTTTTATCCTGATCAGACCAGTGTTTACAGTCTTGATTGGACCGGGAGAGGGAATGTGGATGTTGTCACTGGCGCAAACGTTACAAGTTCTAATGGAACATGGTGCGTTGCATCGAGCACTGCATCAGAGTTGGATTTGCAGAATGCCTTGGATTGGGCTTGTGGTGCTGGAAATGTTGATTGTTCGGCTGTTCAGCCTAGTCAGCCTTGTTATCAACCAGATACTTTGGTCTCTCATGCATCCTATGCTTTTAATAGCTACTACCAAATGAATGGTGCTACAGATGTTGCCTGCAGCTTTGGAGGTACAGGGGTAAAGACCACACAAGACCCCA GCTATGATAACTGCATTTTTCCGACGGCCGGGTAA
- the LOC120251807 gene encoding glucan endo-1,3-beta-glucosidase 13 isoform X1 — translation MATLLPLALLFFALSPVFCRGSTIGVCYGRNADDLPTPDKVAQLVQLHNIKYVRIYDANIQVLKAFANTGVELMIGVANSDLLPFSQYQSNVDTWLKNNILPYYPATMITYITVGAEVTETTANVSAMLVPAMVNVLNALKKAGLHKRIKVSTTHSLGVMSRSFPPSAGAFNSKYAFFLKPLLEFLVENQSPFMVDIYPYYAYRDSASNVSLNYALFTSSQDVIDPNTGLVYTNMFDAQLDAIYFALMALNFKTLNIMVTETGWPSKGAAKETAATPDNAQTYNTNLIRHVINDTGTPAKPGEEIDVYLFSLFNENRKPGLESERNWGLFYPDQTSVYSLDWTGRGNVDVVTGANVTSSNGTWCVASSTASELDLQNALDWACGAGNVDCSAVQPSQPCYQPDTLVSHASYAFNSYYQMNGATDVACSFGGTGVKTTQDPSYDNCIFPTAGKTSSGSSSISSSSPTAAPSSMAHGNRPMLVIEGLLLIIFFILKLSCIA, via the exons ATGGCGACATTGCTCCCCTTGGCATTGCTCTTCTTTGCCCTCTCACCAG TGTTTTGTAGAGGAAGCACTATTGGTGTTTGTTATGGTCGTAATGCTGATGACCTCCCAACACCGGACAAAGTTGCGCAACTTGTTCAGCTTCACAATATCAAATATGTGAGAATTTATGATGCCAACATTCAGGTTCTTAAGGCTTTTGCTAATACTGGTGTTGAACTCATGATTGGTGTCGCGAACTCGGACTTGCTTCCGTTTTCGCAATACCAATCCAATGTGGATACCTGGCTCAAGAACAATATCCTTCCTTATTACCCTGCAACAATGATCACCTACATTACTGTCGGTGCTGAAGTCACTGAAACCACTGCTAATGTATCTGCAATGCTTGTGCCGGCAATGGTTAACGTGTTAAATGCGCTTAAGAAGGCGGGTTTGCATAAGAGGATCAAAGTGTCAACCACTCATTCCCTCGGGGTTATGTCTAGATCTTTTCCACCATCTGCTGGCGCTTTTAATAGCaagtatgctttctttttgaagCCTTTGTTGGAGTTTCTGGTGGAGAATCAATCACCGTTTATGGTGGATATATATCCGTACTATGCCTATCGTGACTCTGCGAGTAATGTCTCTTTGAATTATGCTTTGTTTACTTCTTCTCAAGATGTCATTGATCCCAACACTGGTTTGGTTTATACCAACATGTTTGACGCTCAGTTGGACGCAATCTATTTTGCATTAATGGCCTTAAACTTCAAAACATTAAACATTATGGTTACTGAAACTGGGTGGCCTAGTAAAGGAGCTGCAAAGGAGACTGCTGCAACTCCAGATAATGCACAAACTTACAACACCAATTTGATTCGGCATGTCATCAATGATACTGGGACACCAGCAAAGCCAGGGGAGGAAATCGACgtctatttattttctttgttcaaTGAGAACAGGAAACCTGGGTTAGAATCTGAGCGCAACTGGGGGTTGTTTTATCCTGATCAGACCAGTGTTTACAGTCTTGATTGGACCGGGAGAGGGAATGTGGATGTTGTCACTGGCGCAAACGTTACAAGTTCTAATGGAACATGGTGCGTTGCATCGAGCACTGCATCAGAGTTGGATTTGCAGAATGCCTTGGATTGGGCTTGTGGTGCTGGAAATGTTGATTGTTCGGCTGTTCAGCCTAGTCAGCCTTGTTATCAACCAGATACTTTGGTCTCTCATGCATCCTATGCTTTTAATAGCTACTACCAAATGAATGGTGCTACAGATGTTGCCTGCAGCTTTGGAGGTACAGGGGTAAAGACCACACAAGACCCCA GCTATGATAACTGCATTTTTCCGACGGCCGG TAAAACAAGCAGCGGCAGCAGCAGCATTAGCAGTTCTTCTCCAACCGCCGCACCTTCATCAATGGCACATGGCAACCGCCCGATGCTGGTTATTGAGGGCCTGCTtctcatcattttcttcatactAAAACTATCATGCATCGCTTGA